The window CGACCACATTCAACTGCTTTAATCGGGTCTGTAAATATAGTCAAATATGCCTCACAAACCTTTTTTATCAGGAGTCCTCCATCTTTAATAAGAGAGGAGAGAATATTTTCGTAGTCTTGTAATTTTCTCTTTCTTATCTCATTTTCTTCTTCAAGAAAAGGGGTGTAGTTTTGAATATCAGTTGTCATAACCGCTATTTCTTTGGGATATTGTTGAAGGATTTGTTGTTGATTTTTAATCAGTTCTTTTATCAAATATTCAATACTACTTTCAGGTTCTTTTATCATTTCCACCCGGCATTTAAACACATATACATTTTTATCACTTGAGCCCGCCGCCAAATATCCTTCGGGAGTAAGAAATAGGCTAATAATTCCGAAGTTAGTTTCATATAAATAAGATAATTTACCACTTCTATTTAAGAGATGGAAATTTTGCCAGGGAGAGGCAACGATAATACACTGGCCATCAGATGTAATAGACAAACCACTTATTTCATGGGGAAAATGATATTCCCATTTCAGGCGACATTTACGGTCATAGCAATACACATATTGATTATTACAGGCAACAACAATTTCATCTCCATCTTCAGAAATAGCGACTTTAACACCGCAGGCTTTTAATCTTGTCCGCCAGATAAGTGTTCCTTCTTTAGTTAAAAAATAAAGGTTGCGGTCATCCGCAGTCGCAATTATGGCATTATCCTGGGAGGCGATGGCGATTGAATTAACATAATCCATCGTTGTCCATCTCCACAGGAGTTTTCCGTAGCGAGTAAAAAGATATATATTACAATCATTCCCACCACAGGCAATATATTTCAAATCAGCAGAGATAACAATAGTATTTGTACTTACATATTCTTCCCAGATTAAATGACTATTTTTATCTAATAGATATAAGGTGCTATCTTCTGCTCCTGCAAGTATATATCTTCCATCTGGAGAAATTGTAAGACATCGTATTGAGGCTTTTGTTTTATATCTCCATCTTAGTTGTCCCTGGCTAAGGAAATATAGATTGGTATCTTGAGAAGAGCCCGCTAAGACAAATTCACCGTCATTACTTATAGCGACACTATCTACTTTATAACCTATTTCCTTTTTCCATAACTTATGAACAATCTCCTCCACTTTATCTCCTCCCAACCATTCCTTTCATACATTTTACCACATTTTCATCCACAGTAACCATCCCAATTGAAATAGATTCTTTAAAGAGTCCATGGCAATCAGACCCACCCGTCATAACTAAATTATATTTTTGTGCCATTTTCTGGCAAAATTGTTGTCCTTTAATATTTTGTTGTGGATGAAATACTTCTATTCCTTTCAATCCACATTTTACCAATTCTAAGATTAGATTTTCATTACATTTAGAGAAATAAGGATGGGCTAAGACAGGTATCCCTCCTGTCTTTAAAATCATTTCAATAGCTTGTTTTGGGGTAAGGCTAAATTTCGGGACATAAGCTTTTGCCCCATAGTTTAGATATTTTTCAAAGGCATCTTTAATAGAATCTACCATTTTCCTTTGATGTAATACGGTGGCGATATGCAGTCGACTTATTGCCTCATTTCCCACATTTTTCTTTACTACCTGAATTACCTGTTCATAATCAATATTCACATTTAATTCTTTAAGTTTTGAAATAATCAAATGAGCCCGTTTTTCTCTTGTCTGGCGAAAGATTTTTAGTTCATCATTAAACCATTTATTTTTCCAGTCAATAAAATACCCCAGGATGTGAAGTTCTCCATTTTCTCTTTCCGCACTTAATTCTACCCCCGGGATAACTTCAATATCATAAGGTTTGGCATATTTTAATGCCTCATCTATTCCCTCCACACTATCATGGTCAGTAATGCCAATTATCTTCAGACCTATCCCCTTTGCATATTCCACAATCTCTTCTGGTGACAGACTGCTATCAGAAAAATGGGTATGAATATGGAGATCAGCTTGAGCCATTACGCCTTAATCTTTTCTTCTAATTCTTCTTTTTTATGAAGCGCCGCTTCTTTAATAGTATTAGCAGTTGCTTTGAGGTGTTCTTTTGCCTCTTCCAAAGCCTTTTTAGATTGTTCCATTATCTCTTCTGCATGACCTTTTACTTCTCCTATTTTTTCTTTGGCAATATCCCCTGCCTTTTTTAATCTCTCTCGTGCCTCTTCCCCAGTAATAGGGGCAATAAGTAACCCAACACCCAATCCAACTAAACCACCCAGTAAAAACGCAACTATACTTGAACCACCATTATGCTCTCGTTCCATTTTTTGTTACCTCCTTTTGTCTGGTAATTTAGAGTTCTGCAAAACCAGGAAACTGTAGTTTTTAAGCGGGTATTTAACCTCTATTCTTATCAATTTCCTCCAAAGAGCAAAATGCAAAACTCGTTTATAGTTTATGGTTTATAGTTTATAGTCCTTCAACTATCAACTATAAACTATCAACTATAAACTATCAACCCTGTTGCTATATATATCTGTTCTATGAGAAATTTTCGTTAATAACTACTATATGTATTTAGAGAACGCTATACTATATCTTTTTAACTTTTTTTCTTTCCCAGAAGAAATCGTAAGCCATTACCTATTCCGGTAGCAACACTTAACATTTTAATTAATGGTGTTGTAATCCCCTTGCTAATAATATCTGTAACTCCTTTTACTTTGTTCACAACATCATCAATTTTTTCTATATCTTCTTTAAGGCGATTTACTAAAGATTCTACGGTTTTATTTATTTCAACAAGACTCTTTTTTGCCTCTTCTGAGAGGCTATAAATTGACTTATAGGCTACTTCTATTTCTTTGGCAGTCCTTTTCATCTGGATGATGGTTGGGATAAGGACAGATATAAGCCACACCACTGCAATAGTTATGCACACAACACATACTTGAATAATCATTTTTTACCTCCTGCCTCAAATTTTAACATTAAACTTAAAAAAAGTCAAGAGATTAATTTTACTAATTGCTCCGGTGTCAGTTTTCAACCAGAAGTTAGTGAAGAGTAACTTCTGACTACTGATACCTGATGTGTGAACACTTACCCATTACTCCACTACTCCCATTCTTTCTCCTTCCTCGAGTGCCTTTTTATTAAGAGCTGTATCTTTTTTAAAATACTCAAGTGCACAGAGCAGGCTTTTTAAAGATACGATTTTTGTTTTAGTTACATAGGCGCCTAAAATAACCATATTTGCCACGCGGACATCGCCAAGATTATTTGCAATTTGGGTCGCTGGAAGGTCTATAATCTTTATGTCTTCGCGAGTTGGTTTATCATTAATTAATGAAGAATTAATCAGCACTAACCCGTTGGTTCTAATCAGGGATTCATATTTAATTAAAGAACCTGCATCCATTGCAATTAGTGTTGTTAGTTCGGTAGCAATAGGCGAGGTAATTTCTTGTGATGAGATAATCAAAGAATACGCTGAGTGCCCGCCACGAACTTCGGCACTATAACTTGGCAAGCCCGTTACTTTTTTGCCTTCGGACATAGCCGCCTGAGCCAATAAATTACCGGCAAGAACAATTCCCTGTCCACCAAATCCTGAAATGATTAACTCCTCGTACATTTTCCCCTCTTTTCTGTCAATGCTCTCGGATAAAATTAAATGTTTCTAAATACATATAACAATCAGACCTTTGGCTAAAGCCGGGTAGAAGTCTCTCTGTCTATTCTGTTTATAAATTCTCCTAACTTAAACACCGGTATCATTTTCTCTTCTATCCATTTTAAAGCTTCTTTTGGAGATAATCTCCAGATAGAAGGGCAGGGAGAGAGAATTTCTACCAAACCAAGTCCTAAATCATCTAATTGCACTTGAAAAGCCTTTTTTATTGCGGTTTTAGCCTTTAAGATATGTGCTGGGGTATTTAGAGCCACCCGCGATAAATAAGCAATTCCATCTAAAGAAGACAGTAATTCGCACATCTTAATTGGGTAGCCTGCCTCTTTAGCCGACCGACCATAAGGAGATGTAGCCGTTTTTTGGTCTAAAAGTGTTGTGGGTGCCATCTGCCCACCAGTCATTCCATAAACCGCATTATTAATAAAGATAACCGTAATCCGTTCACCCCTGGCGGCAGAATGAATAGTTTCAGCCATACCAATTGCGGCTAAATCACCATCTCCTTGATAAGTGAAAACCGTTTTTTTAGGATTTACTCGTTTGATTCCTGTGGCAACAGCAGGAGGTCTGCCATGGGCAACTTCAGCCATATCCAGATTAAAGAATTCATGAGCAAATACGGCACAGCCAACCGGGGCAATTCCAATTACCTCCTCACGAATATTAAGTTCATCAATGACTTCTGCCACTAATCGATGGGCAATCCCATGTCCACAACCCGGACAGTAACGCATCGGAACATTTCTTAGACTCACGGGTCTTTTAAATACGAGATTCACCTGCAACCTCCATTAGTAACCGTTCAAGTGGTAATTTACCGCAGAGACGCAGAGGAACAGAGAAGACATATAGTAAGTATTAACCAAAAGTTCACATTAGTATTGTTGATAGTTGATGGTTGATAATCTATGAAACTATCAACTATAAACTATCAACCATCAACCCTGTTGCTATATCTGTTCTATGAGAAATTTTCGTTAATAACTACTATATTAATCTTTTAATACTTACTTTTGACTAACTGTTTTTACGCCTTTTTAAACACCGAAAAACGCGAAAAACACGAAAAAAAGACATTTTCCTCTCTGTTTCTCTGCTCTCTGCGGTAAAGGATTACCTGAACGGTTACCTTTTTTCATAGTTCCTCGACTATTATCTGCTCATTGGTATAGACGCAGATTTGAGCAGTGATTTTCATTGCCTCTTCCACAATCTCTTTTGTGGTTAAATTGGTATATTTAATCAATGCCCTGGCTGCGGCTAAGGCATACGGTCCTCCAGAACCAATGGCAACAATGCCATCATCAGGTTCAATTACTTCGCCGTTACCAGAGATAATCAAAGAATGGTCTTTATCTACAACCGCTAATAATGCCTCTAATCGGCGTAAGAATTTATCAGTGCGCCATTCTTTGGCTAATTCGACAGCCGCTCTTGGTAAATTTCCACGATATTCATCGAGTTTTCCTTCAAACTTCTCAAATAGGGTGAATGCATCAGCCGCCGCTCCTGCAAAACCAGCCAAA of the bacterium genome contains:
- a CDS encoding PQQ-binding-like beta-propeller repeat protein, which gives rise to MEEIVHKLWKKEIGYKVDSVAISNDGEFVLAGSSQDTNLYFLSQGQLRWRYKTKASIRCLTISPDGRYILAGAEDSTLYLLDKNSHLIWEEYVSTNTIVISADLKYIACGGNDCNIYLFTRYGKLLWRWTTMDYVNSIAIASQDNAIIATADDRNLYFLTKEGTLIWRTRLKACGVKVAISEDGDEIVVACNNQYVYCYDRKCRLKWEYHFPHEISGLSITSDGQCIIVASPWQNFHLLNRSGKLSYLYETNFGIISLFLTPEGYLAAGSSDKNVYVFKCRVEMIKEPESSIEYLIKELIKNQQQILQQYPKEIAVMTTDIQNYTPFLEEENEIRKRKLQDYENILSSLIKDGGLLIKKVCEAYLTIFTDPIKAVECGRKIQAEFVKYNQNKSPDEEICVRIGISYGKLKIEKENQLVKPFLIACRMLPYSDKGQVLITKDIVLLIEEKMLVEIESMGLKEIKGLEKLMPIYEVKESPYANIGWYDAG
- a CDS encoding PHP domain-containing protein → MAQADLHIHTHFSDSSLSPEEIVEYAKGIGLKIIGITDHDSVEGIDEALKYAKPYDIEVIPGVELSAERENGELHILGYFIDWKNKWFNDELKIFRQTREKRAHLIISKLKELNVNIDYEQVIQVVKKNVGNEAISRLHIATVLHQRKMVDSIKDAFEKYLNYGAKAYVPKFSLTPKQAIEMILKTGGIPVLAHPYFSKCNENLILELVKCGLKGIEVFHPQQNIKGQQFCQKMAQKYNLVMTGGSDCHGLFKESISIGMVTVDENVVKCMKGMVGRR
- a CDS encoding YtxH domain-containing protein, with amino-acid sequence MEREHNGGSSIVAFLLGGLVGLGVGLLIAPITGEEARERLKKAGDIAKEKIGEVKGHAEEIMEQSKKALEEAKEHLKATANTIKEAALHKKEELEEKIKA
- a CDS encoding DUF948 domain-containing protein — its product is MIIQVCVVCITIAVVWLISVLIPTIIQMKRTAKEIEVAYKSIYSLSEEAKKSLVEINKTVESLVNRLKEDIEKIDDVVNKVKGVTDIISKGITTPLIKMLSVATGIGNGLRFLLGKKKS
- a CDS encoding 2-oxoacid:acceptor oxidoreductase family protein; protein product: MYEELIISGFGGQGIVLAGNLLAQAAMSEGKKVTGLPSYSAEVRGGHSAYSLIISSQEITSPIATELTTLIAMDAGSLIKYESLIRTNGLVLINSSLINDKPTREDIKIIDLPATQIANNLGDVRVANMVILGAYVTKTKIVSLKSLLCALEYFKKDTALNKKALEEGERMGVVE
- a CDS encoding thiamine pyrophosphate-dependent enzyme, producing the protein MNLVFKRPVSLRNVPMRYCPGCGHGIAHRLVAEVIDELNIREEVIGIAPVGCAVFAHEFFNLDMAEVAHGRPPAVATGIKRVNPKKTVFTYQGDGDLAAIGMAETIHSAARGERITVIFINNAVYGMTGGQMAPTTLLDQKTATSPYGRSAKEAGYPIKMCELLSSLDGIAYLSRVALNTPAHILKAKTAIKKAFQVQLDDLGLGLVEILSPCPSIWRLSPKEALKWIEEKMIPVFKLGEFINRIDRETSTRL
- the hslV gene encoding ATP-dependent protease subunit HslV; protein product: MFHSTTILAVRHNGKVAIAGDGQVTFNNTIMKQNAKKIRRMYKDKVLAGFAGAAADAFTLFEKFEGKLDEYRGNLPRAAVELAKEWRTDKFLRRLEALLAVVDKDHSLIISGNGEVIEPDDGIVAIGSGGPYALAAARALIKYTNLTTKEIVEEAMKITAQICVYTNEQIIVEEL